One window from the genome of Populus alba chromosome 15, ASM523922v2, whole genome shotgun sequence encodes:
- the LOC118051004 gene encoding uncharacterized protein isoform X1, translating to MSTKIALKFSRSNRIYRPSEPVEGKIVIKSPSSISHYGIRLSVNGSVNLQQVRGGSAGVIESFYGAVKPITIVNKSIEVKPSGKIGSGTTEVPFTLVLKQNGEKSLERFYETFHGTDVSIQYLFTVDIARGYLSKSLSATMEVIVESDKADLLERPVSPEMAIFYITQDTQRHPLLPEIKSGGFRVTGRMSTLCSLLDPISGELTVEASAVPISSIDIHLLRVESILMGEKIVTETSLIQTTQIADGDVCCNLTLPIYVILPRLLTCPSVFAGPFSIEFKVSIVISFQSELSKLHKKSDPRSPRLWLAMETLPLELVRTR from the exons ATGTCAACAAAAATAGCCCTTAAATTTTCTCGATCCAACCGTATCTATCGCCCATCt GAACCTGTTGAAGGCAAAATCGTGATTAAATCTCCATCCTCAATTTCTCACTATGGAATTCGCCTCTCCGTCAACGGATCTGTTAACTTGCAG CAGGTTCGAGGAGGATCAGCTGGAGTTATTGAATCCTTTTATGGTGCTGTCAAGCCAATCACCATCGT GAATAAGAGCATTGAGGTTAAACCGTCGGGAAAGATTGGTTCAGGCACAACTGAG GTACCATTTACCTTGGTTTTGAAACAAAATGGGgaaaaaagtttggaaagatTTTATGAGACCTTTCATGGAACGGATGTTAGCATTCAg TATTTGTTTACTGTAGATATAGCAAGAGGATACCTTTCTAAATCACTATCTGCAACCATGGAAGTTATAGTTGAAAGTGATAAAG CCGATCTGCTTGAGCGACCAGTTTCTCCTGAAATGGCTATCTTTTACATTACCCAGGACACTCAGAGACATCCTTTACTTCCTGAAATAAAGTCAG GTGGTTTTCGGGTGACAGGAAGAATGTCTACTCTGTGTTCTTTGTTGGATCCCATCAGTGGGGAGTTAACAGTTGAAGCATCAGCAGTTCCCATTTCCTCCATAGACATACACTTGCTCCGTGTAGAGTCAATTCTAATGGGAGAGAAAATTGTGACTGAAACTTCTTTGATTCAGACCACACAG ATAGCAGATGGAGATGTCTGTTGTAATCTGACTTTGCCTATCTATGTTATCCTCCCTCGCCTTTTGACTTGTCCAAGTGTCTTTGCTGG TCCATTTTCAATTGAGTTCAAAGTGTCCATAGTCATCAGCTTTCAGTCAGAACTGTccaaattgcataaaaaatctGATCCAAGATCTCCAAGACTGTGG CTGGCAATGGAAACTTTACCGCTTGAACTTGTCCGAACAAGATGA
- the LOC118051004 gene encoding uncharacterized protein isoform X2 gives MSTKIALKFSRSNRIYRPSEPVEGKIVIKSPSSISHYGIRLSVNGSVNLQVRGGSAGVIESFYGAVKPITIVNKSIEVKPSGKIGSGTTEVPFTLVLKQNGEKSLERFYETFHGTDVSIQYLFTVDIARGYLSKSLSATMEVIVESDKADLLERPVSPEMAIFYITQDTQRHPLLPEIKSGGFRVTGRMSTLCSLLDPISGELTVEASAVPISSIDIHLLRVESILMGEKIVTETSLIQTTQIADGDVCCNLTLPIYVILPRLLTCPSVFAGPFSIEFKVSIVISFQSELSKLHKKSDPRSPRLWLAMETLPLELVRTR, from the exons ATGTCAACAAAAATAGCCCTTAAATTTTCTCGATCCAACCGTATCTATCGCCCATCt GAACCTGTTGAAGGCAAAATCGTGATTAAATCTCCATCCTCAATTTCTCACTATGGAATTCGCCTCTCCGTCAACGGATCTGTTAACTTGCAG GTTCGAGGAGGATCAGCTGGAGTTATTGAATCCTTTTATGGTGCTGTCAAGCCAATCACCATCGT GAATAAGAGCATTGAGGTTAAACCGTCGGGAAAGATTGGTTCAGGCACAACTGAG GTACCATTTACCTTGGTTTTGAAACAAAATGGGgaaaaaagtttggaaagatTTTATGAGACCTTTCATGGAACGGATGTTAGCATTCAg TATTTGTTTACTGTAGATATAGCAAGAGGATACCTTTCTAAATCACTATCTGCAACCATGGAAGTTATAGTTGAAAGTGATAAAG CCGATCTGCTTGAGCGACCAGTTTCTCCTGAAATGGCTATCTTTTACATTACCCAGGACACTCAGAGACATCCTTTACTTCCTGAAATAAAGTCAG GTGGTTTTCGGGTGACAGGAAGAATGTCTACTCTGTGTTCTTTGTTGGATCCCATCAGTGGGGAGTTAACAGTTGAAGCATCAGCAGTTCCCATTTCCTCCATAGACATACACTTGCTCCGTGTAGAGTCAATTCTAATGGGAGAGAAAATTGTGACTGAAACTTCTTTGATTCAGACCACACAG ATAGCAGATGGAGATGTCTGTTGTAATCTGACTTTGCCTATCTATGTTATCCTCCCTCGCCTTTTGACTTGTCCAAGTGTCTTTGCTGG TCCATTTTCAATTGAGTTCAAAGTGTCCATAGTCATCAGCTTTCAGTCAGAACTGTccaaattgcataaaaaatctGATCCAAGATCTCCAAGACTGTGG CTGGCAATGGAAACTTTACCGCTTGAACTTGTCCGAACAAGATGA